In Planococcus sp. MB-3u-03, the DNA window TATCGGCGGCCGTACAGGATATCGCCGATGACTTGATCAAGCTATATGCCGAACGCGAAGCGCTCGAAGGTTTTACGTTCAGCGAAGACCAGGACATGCAGCGCCAATTCGAAACGGAATTCCCTTACGAGGAAACGCCTGACCAATTGCGCTCCATCGACGAAGTGAAAAAAGACATGGAAAGAAAACGCCCGATGGACCGCTTGATCTGCGGCGATGTCGGCTACGGCAAAACGGAAGTCGCCATTCGCGCGGCGTTCAAAGCGGTGTTAGACGGCAAGCAAGTGGCGTTCCTCGTGCCGACCACCATTCTCGCCCAGCAGCATTTTGAAACGATGAGCGAGCGTTTCAAGGATTACCCGATCGAAGTCGGCCTCATGAGCCGCTTCCGTTCGAAAAAACAGCAAACCGAAACGGTTAAAGGCTTGAAGAACGGTTCGGTCGATGTCGTCGTCGGCACGCACCGCATCTTATCGAAAGATGTCGTGTATAAAGATCTCGGTTTGTTGATCATCGATGAAGAGCAGCGTTTCGGGGTGACCCATAAAGAGAAAATCAAGCAGTTGAAATCGACGGTGGATGTATTGACCTTGACGGCTACGCCGATTCCGCGTACTTTGCACATGTCGATGATCGGCGTGCGCGACCTGTCCGTCATCGAGACGCCTCCTGCCAACCGGTTCCCGGTGCAGAGCTATGTCATGGAACATAATGGCGGGCTCGTGCGCGAAGCGATTGAACGCGAGATGGCGCGCGGCGGCCAAGTGTTTTATTTATACAACCGGGTGAGCGACATGACCCGCAAAGTGGACGAGATCCAGCAGCTCGTTCCGGAAGCGCGCGTCGGCTATGCCCATGGGCAGATGTCCGAGACCGAACTCGAATCGATCATTCTCGGCTTCCTCGATGGCGAATACGATGTCCTCGTGACGACGACGATCATCGAAACCGGCATCGACATCCCGAACGTCAATACGCTCATCGTCTATGACGCCGACCGCATGGGCTTGTCGCAGCTCTATCAATTGCGCGGGCGCGTCGGGCGCTCGAGCCGTGTGGCGTATGCCTATTTCATGTATCAGCGCGATAAAGTGCTGACCGATGTCGCAGAAAAGCGCTTGATGGCCATCAAGGAATTCACCGAACTCGGCTCGGGCTTTAAAATTGCCATGCGCGATTTGTCGATCCGCGGGGCGGGCAATTTGCTTGGCTCCCAGCAGCACGGCTTTATCGACTCGGTCGGTTTCGATTTGTATTCGCAAATGCTCGAAGAAGCGATCGAAGAACGCCGCACCGGCATGAAGAAAGAAGTCGTGCCGGAAGTGGAAATCTCGCTGACGGAAGACGCGTATATTCCAGACAGTTATATTGCCGACGGTTACCAGAAGATCCAAATGTATAAGCGTGTCAAAAACATGGAAACTGCGGAAGAAATGATCGACTTGCAGGATGAATTGATCGACCGCTTCGGCGATTTGCCGATCGAAGCCGAGCAATTGCTGCGCATCGCCCGCATGAAAGTCTGGGCGCGTGCTGCCGGTGTCGAATCAATCAAACAGCAAGGAGATCGCGTCACCATCAAATTGAGCGATGCCGGAACGGAAGCGATGGACGGCGGAAAAGTCGTCGAAGCATCCGGCAACTACGGGCGTGCAGTCGGCTTCACGATGAACGGCCAGGCACTCGTTTTGAATATAGACGGCAAGAAGACCGGCAAACACCATCCATTTGATGTGCTTGAAGGCATGATGGAGATTTTAGCCGACTCTGTTAGGGAAGAGGCGTCGGTCGGTTGATGTGGGGGACAGGCAGATGACGGCGCAACATTCGATGGCCAGTTTCTTGAAAGGCGCTGCGTTACTTACGCTCGCAGGGTTTGTCGTCAAACTGCTGAGCGCTGTTTACCGGGTGCCATTTCAGAACCTGGTCGGCGACGAGGGCTTTTATATTTATCAGCAAGTGTATCCATTCGTGGCGATTTTCGGCATTTGGACGTCCTATGGCTTTGCAGTCGCCGTGTCGAAATTATTGGCGGAGCATCAGGACATAGAGCACGCAGGCATTTTGCGCGCTGCGTTTTGGCTCATCGCCATCATTTCAGCTTCAGCGTTTGCCGTACTTTACCTGGGCGCGGGTGTGCTCGCCGGCTGGATGGGCGATCCGGCGCTTTCGGGATTGCTGCGGGCAGGAGCGTTTGCGGTCGTCTTCATGGCGCCGCTTGCCATTATGAAAGGTCGACTTCAGGCAACTGGCAATATGGCGCCGGTCGCCACGGCCCAAGTCGCAGAACAGGCAGTGCGCGTCTCGGTCATTCTGATCGGTGCATTTGCTGCCGTCAGCTCCGGTTTGTCGCTGTATGCGGCAGGGCAAGTGGCGATCGCCGCTGCCGGTGCCGGCGCATTCGCGGCTGTGCTGTTATTATGGCGCTCTTACCGGAGTCAAAGAGAGCGCTCCATTGGTACTTTCCGCGGTGGAACGACGAAGAAATTGCTCGTTACGAGCCTCAGCGTCAGCATGAGTTCGCTGTTATTGGTGCTGTTTCAGCTGGTCGATTCGTTTACTGTCTATCGTCTGCTCGAACAGCCGCTCGGGGCAGAGGCCGCCATGGAGCAAAAAGGCATCTACGACCGTGCGCAACCGCTTGTGCAGTTCGGCATTTTGCTGGCGACTTCTTTGACGCTGTCGCTCGTGCCGCTTATTGCCCGTACGATGCAGGAAAAAAGCGGCCGCAGCCCGGCACTTTACGCAAGCCTCGCATTTCGCGTGTCCGTGTTGTTTGCGGTCGCCGCATCCGCCGGGTTGACGCTGGTTATGCCTTATGTCAATGAAGCTTTATTTAAGACGCCGGACGGATCTGTTGCACTCATCGTTTTAATTGGCAAATCGTTTCGATGTCGCTTGTGCTGGTGCTGACGGCGATTCTGTACGGCTTCGGAAAAATCCGCGTGCCGGCGCTGTTATTGTTTATCGGCTTGATGCTGAAACTGGCAGGTAATTTATTGCTCGTGCCATTGTACGGCATCACCGGGGCAGCGCTTGCCGGCAATATTGGCTTGGCCTTTATTGCGGCAGCGCTCATCTGTTATTTTAAGAAATTTTGGCCGCTGCAATTTGCTCACGCCCGTTTTTACGGCTGGCTCACAGCAGCGTCCGTGGCGATGACGATCGCGGTGTACGCCTTTGTAGTAGTGCTCGTGCCGCTATTGCCATGGTCCGGCCGGTGGGAAGCCGTATTCATCACACTGACCGCCGTGCCGCTCGGCGCTGC includes these proteins:
- a CDS encoding polysaccharide biosynthesis C-terminal domain-containing protein, with amino-acid sequence MSLVLVLTAILYGFGKIRVPALLLFIGLMLKLAGNLLLVPLYGITGAALAGNIGLAFIAAALICYFKKFWPLQFAHARFYGWLTAASVAMTIAVYAFVVVLVPLLPWSGRWEAVFITLTAVPLGAAVFLLVVSKSRIITEREWYIIPFGRRLAALQLALNPRKKRS
- the mfd gene encoding transcription-repair coupling factor translates to MKHILQTFLGDSHTQSFIKELKKGQDHQLISGLSGSARPIFYQTVHEELDKPLLVVTPNLLHAQRVYDDLVRLMGEQRVRLYPAEETIAADIAFSGPELRAHRIDTLDHMKSTGKGIYVTPVSGLRKLLPSPAQWDGATLRVADGDELDTENWLLKLVAMGYSRTTMVTSPGEFALRGGILDVYPLHFEHPVRIELFDTEVDSIRMFSAEDQRSLEKIESLCILPAVELVLSAGQKRVLADRIEDQLTASLKKLKDDDTKELMLQYVQHDIDTLRSGDEPEQLAKYAALVDSQSAFLGDYFPEDGVVFFDELGRIQEMTETLEREEAEWTVSLLEEGKFLHDVALAYPFREVLSKLKQPANFLSLFTRTFPLVTIKKSLAYSCKPMQSFHGQMNLLQAEMERWTLGKFRVFVVASGEERLQKVRSVLDDYEMEAEIITEKTIVQDGKTYLVDGELSGGFEMPLQRMAVITDAELFKKQPRKKTRAQKLTNAERIKSYSEIKPGDYIVHIHHGIGRFVGIETLESGGVHKDYLHIVYKGDDKLFVPVDKIDLVQKYIASEEKEPKLHKMGGVEWKKTRTKVSAAVQDIADDLIKLYAEREALEGFTFSEDQDMQRQFETEFPYEETPDQLRSIDEVKKDMERKRPMDRLICGDVGYGKTEVAIRAAFKAVLDGKQVAFLVPTTILAQQHFETMSERFKDYPIEVGLMSRFRSKKQQTETVKGLKNGSVDVVVGTHRILSKDVVYKDLGLLIIDEEQRFGVTHKEKIKQLKSTVDVLTLTATPIPRTLHMSMIGVRDLSVIETPPANRFPVQSYVMEHNGGLVREAIEREMARGGQVFYLYNRVSDMTRKVDEIQQLVPEARVGYAHGQMSETELESIILGFLDGEYDVLVTTTIIETGIDIPNVNTLIVYDADRMGLSQLYQLRGRVGRSSRVAYAYFMYQRDKVLTDVAEKRLMAIKEFTELGSGFKIAMRDLSIRGAGNLLGSQQHGFIDSVGFDLYSQMLEEAIEERRTGMKKEVVPEVEISLTEDAYIPDSYIADGYQKIQMYKRVKNMETAEEMIDLQDELIDRFGDLPIEAEQLLRIARMKVWARAAGVESIKQQGDRVTIKLSDAGTEAMDGGKVVEASGNYGRAVGFTMNGQALVLNIDGKKTGKHHPFDVLEGMMEILADSVREEASVG
- a CDS encoding oligosaccharide flippase family protein, translated to MTAQHSMASFLKGAALLTLAGFVVKLLSAVYRVPFQNLVGDEGFYIYQQVYPFVAIFGIWTSYGFAVAVSKLLAEHQDIEHAGILRAAFWLIAIISASAFAVLYLGAGVLAGWMGDPALSGLLRAGAFAVVFMAPLAIMKGRLQATGNMAPVATAQVAEQAVRVSVILIGAFAAVSSGLSLYAAGQVAIAAAGAGAFAAVLLLWRSYRSQRERSIGTFRGGTTKKLLVTSLSVSMSSLLLVLFQLVDSFTVYRLLEQPLGAEAAMEQKGIYDRAQPLVQFGILLATSLTLSLVPLIARTMQEKSGRSPALYASLAFRVSVLFAVAASAGLTLVMPYVNEALFKTPDGSVALIVLIGKSFRCRLCWC